CGACCTTCATCAACGGCACATAGCGCTTCTTGCCGGTCTTGGCGCCGGTCGTGGTGAACAGCACGATCGGCCGGTCCAGGATCTCAACGCCGTCCGTGGTGCCGTTCTCGATGATGCGTTCGGTCTGCTCGCGTACCCAGTCGGTGGGGCTCAGTTCGGGTTGATTCGACATGGGTGCGGTAACACCGCGGCCCCCGCCGTTATTCCCTGTGAGACCCTCGGGTGATGACAACGCACGCGGATGTCTTCATTTCTGCCACCGAGCTCGCCCGGCGCCTGGATGCCGGCGAGCCCACGACCATCCTGGACGTGCGATGGCAGCTCGGCGCCCCCGATGGGCGTGCCGCCTACGCCGACGCGCATCTGCCCGGCGCGGTGTACGTGTCGTTGGACGATGAGCTCAGCGATCACGGCGTCGCAGGTCGGGGCAGGCATCCACTGCCGTCCGGGGCGCAGCTGCAGGAGGCGGCGCGGCGCTGGGGGGTGCGGCGCGGCACACCGGTGGTGGTCTACGACGACTGGAACCGCGCCGGATCGGCCCGCGCCTGGTGGGTGTTGCGGGCGGCCGGGGTGGCCGATGTGCACATTCTCGACGGCGGACTGGCCGCTTGGCGCGCCGCCGGCGGAGCACTGGAGGCCGGCGCGGTGACCCCGGTACCCGGGGACATCGTCGTCGAGCATGACGATCTCTATGCGGGCGCGATGCCGACCCTGAGCGCCGACGAGGCCGCCGGGCATCCGAACCTGCTCGACGCGCGCGCCCCGGAACGATTCCGCGGCGAGGTCGAACCGGTCGATCCGGTGGCGGGCCACATTCCCGGGGCGCACAACCTGCCCAGCACTGCGGTGCTGACCGCCGACGGCACCGTGCTGTCGCCGGACGAGCTGGCCGCGCTGGGCTGGTCGTTCGGCGGGTCGGACCAGGTCGGGGTGTACTGCGGATCGGGCGTCACCGCCGCGGTACTGGTGGCGGCGCTGGCGGCCGCCGGCGTGGACGCGGCGCTGTTCCCGGGGTCGTGGTCCCAGTGGGGGGCCGAGACCGACCGCCCGGTGGCGACCGGCGACTAGTGCGCGATCATCTTGACGGCCACCACGGCCGCCCCGGCCCCGGCCAGTAGCGCGACCGCCAGCAGCCGCTGCCACCACACCAGCCCCGTCTTGCGAACCGCGGCGAACGTGATCAGCGCCATCTCGGCGACCAGGAACCACATCGCGCTCCACACCGCGGTGGTGGTGTCCAGCAGGCCGACCGCCGAGGCGATCAGGATGAGCACCGGCACCGCGGCGGCCTGCAGGATCTGACCCGACGAGGCCAGCATGTGCGCGGCGTCGCGGCCGCGGGGCGCGCGTCCCTCGACGCTGAGTCGGGCGATGAATTCGGCCAGCAGGGCGGCGGCCCACAAGCCACCCGCGGCCACCGCCACATCGAGCACCCGCACCCACGCGCTGGTGTCGTCGGTGGTGTACCGGGCCAGCGCGGCCAGCGTGGCCAGACACGAGATCGCCCCGTACATCCGCTCCCGCAGCGTGGCGACGACATGCTCGACGGGTTCGGCCTCCGGCACGCGCGTCACGCCAGCCTCGCCAGCAGGAATGCGCCGATCTCCCGGATCGAGGTGTCCATGATGGCGCGGTCTCCCTGGGTGTTGAAGGCATGATCGGTCGGATAGCCGGTGTGGATGACGTCGACCCCGGCTGCGCGCAGGCGCTCGGCGATCTCGATCATCTCCGGTCCCAGCGTGTCGAGATCCCCGGTCTGGATCAGGGTGGGTGGCATCTTCATGGGTAGATCGGCGTCGTGATAGGGCGAGGCGATCGGGTCGTCGTGGCTGGCCGGATCCACGAAATAGAGTTTGGCAGAGAGCTTTTGCAGCCGCGGGGAGATCGCGGCGTTGCTCTTGGGGGAGGTGCGGTCGGCGCGGGTGCAGTCCGCGACGGCATAGGAGAGCACGGCGGCACGCAGCGCGATGTCGGCGTCGTGGGAGTGCTGCGCCAGATTCATGCTGAGCTTGGCGCCGGCGCTGGCTCCACCCACGCTGACCCGGTCGGCATCCCAGCCCTGCTGGTCGGCGTTGTCCAACGCCCACTGCAGTACGTCGATGCACTCCTGTTCTGCCACAGGGAAAGTCACCTGCGGGGCGGCGTGGTAATCGATCGCCAGCACCACACAGCCGACGTCGGAGGCCAGGAACCGGCAGATGTGTGCGTCCTCGTGGGTATTGCGCAGCACGAACCCGCCGCCATGGATGTCGATGTGCAGCGGCGGCCGCCGGTCCGATGTTCCGCTCAACGGTGAGGACGGATGCGGTCGGTACACGAAGCACCGGACCGGCCCGTGCCGGGTCGGCACCCGGACGACGCCGGGCGGGTCGAGTGAGTAGGCCGGCTTCGGGATGGCGGGTGGCCGGAAGACCAACGGAGCGACCTGCTGGGCCGCGTAGGCCAACGCGTACTCCAGCGGCGCGATACGGGGGTTCGCCATGGTCACACGGTAGACGACGGCCGCCATCACCCCAGGTGGAACGCATTAAAGACCTGATGAACGAACCATTAGACCACTTTCGTTAACAACATGTCACAGATCACAAATATTGGTCTATAGGTCTTGTTTTTAGTCCTTCAGCTGCCCTACGCTCCCCACAATCGTAGAAAGGTGGATCTCCATGGCGGTTGACACAAGTGCCGTGACCGGGACCGGGGACGGTGCCGGCGAAGGCAAGCCGACGTTGAAGCGGGGAGCCATCGGGCTCGCCGGCGTCGTGTTCATGGTGGTGGCGTTCTCCGCGCCGATCACGGCGATGACCGGCAACCTGCCGGTCGCGGTGGGCTTTGGCAACGGGCTCGGTGCCCCCGCCGGCTTCCTCATCGCCACCATCGTGCTGACCATCTTCAGCGTCGGATTCGTCGCGCTGGCCCGGCATATCACCGCCGCGGGTGCCTTCTACACGTTCGTTTCGCGCGGTTGGTCGAAGATCCCCGGTCTTGCCGCCGGGGTGATGTCGATGGTCACCTATATGACGATGGAAGCCGCGCTGATCGGCATCTTCTCGGCGTTCACCGATCAAGCGATGACCTCGCAGTTCGGTATCGACCTGCCGTGGGAGGTCTATGCGCTCGGCTGCCTGCTGGTGATCGCGCTGCTGTCGCACTTCGACATCTCGGTGGCGGCCAAAGTGCTGGGCGTTGTGCTGGTTGCCGAGATCGTCATTCTCACCCTGATCGCGGTCGCCTCGCTCATCGCCAGCCCGGACGGCATGAGCTTCACCTCGCTGAATCCGATGACGGCACTGTCCACCAATGGTGTGGCCGGCGGTGTGATCGGCCTGGGTCTGCTGATGGCGTTCTGGTCCTGGGTCGGGTTCGAGTCGACGGCGATCTACGGTGAGGAGTCCAAGGACCCCAAGCGGATCGTGCCGAAGGCGACGTTCATCGCCGTGATCGGCATCGGCGTGTTCTACACGTTCATCTCCTGGGGCGTCATCGTCGGCAACGGCCCGGACAAGGCGGTCGAGCTGGCCTCCGGCGCAGACCCGTTCCAGCTGCTGTACAGCCCCGCTCAGGCGTACCTGGGCCCGTGGGCGGTCACCATCTTCGAGTGGCTGGTTCTGGGTGGTTCGTTCGCCTGTGCGCTGGCCATCCACAACTCCGCGGCCCGCTACCTGTTCGCCTTCGGCCGTGACCGGCTGCTCTGGCACCGTCTCGGTAGTGCACATCCCCAGCACGCCTCCCCTTGGGTGGCATCGCTGACCCAGAGTGGCGTAGCCGCAATCCTTCTCATCGTCTGCTCGGTGACCAAGAGCGACCCGTACGCCGAGCTGTTCGTCCTGGTCGCCATCCTGGCGACGCTGTGCCTGCTGACCGTGCAGATCATGTCGTCGATCTCGACCATCGTGTACTTCCACGTCAAGAAGCAGCATCCGGAGACCGCGAGCTGGTGGCGCACCCTGCTGGCCCCCGTCGTCGGTGGGCTGGGCATGCTCTTGGTGATCTATCTGATGGCATCGAATATGGAGGCCGCGGCGGGCACCGCCTCGGAGAGTCTCTTCTTCAAGATGATCCCGTGGATCGTGCTGACGCTGCTGTTCGGCTCGATGGCCGTCGCGCTGATCCTGCGCAAGGTGGACCCGGTGCGCTATGCGCGGATCGGCAGCACCGTGTTCGACGATCGTCCCGAAGACGTGCTGGCGGCGGACCGAGCATGACCGATTGGTCCGGTGTCAAGGTGCTGGTCACCGGGGGCAGCCAGGGGATCGGTCTGGGCATCGCCGAGGGATTCCTGTCCGCGGGTGCGGCGGTCGCGATCAGCGGCCGCCGGCCCGCCACCCTGGCCGCGGCCGCCGAGAAACTCGGCGGCCCCGGCCGGCGGGTGGCGACGATCGTCGCCGACGTCGCCGACCCGGCCTCGTGTGCGCGGATGGCCGCCGAGGCGCAGCAGCAGCTCGGCGGACTGGACGTGTTGTGCGCCAACGCCGGTATCTATCCGGAGCGCGACATCGACGAGCTCACCGCGGCCGACGTCGCCGACATCATGGCCACCAACGTCGGCGGCACCATCTTCAGCGTGCAGGCCTGCCGACCCGCGCTGAAGGCGTCCGGGCGCGGGCGGGTGGTGGTGACGTCCTCGATCACCGGACCGGTCACCGGATTCCCGGGCCTGAGCCACTACGCTGCGAGCAAGGCGGCTCAGCTGGGCTTCGTGCGCAGTGCGGCACTGGAACTGGCCGCCGATCGCATCACCGTGAACGCCATCGGGCCGGGCAGTATCCGGACCGAGGGACTGGACGGTCTCGGCGCGGACACGATGGCGAAGATGCTGGCCTGTATCCCGCAGCGCCGCTTGGGGTCACCGGCCGACATCGCCGCGGCGGCCCAGTTCTTCGCCAGTGCGGAGGCGGCGTTCATCACCGGTCAGTTCCTGGTGGTGGACGGTGGTCAGACCCTGCCCGAACTGCCCGACGCGCCGTGAAGCGGTGGCCCACTCAGCGCTTCAACCAGGCTTCGACGGTGTGCCTGGTGTCGTTGATGTGGGCCTCCATCCGCGCGGCCGCCAGTTCCGGCTCCCGGCTCTCGATGGCCTCCAGGATGGACTCGTGGTAGTCGTTGGCGTTGGGCTCCAGCCGTCCGAAGATCGCGCCGACCGGCAGCCACATCCGGCGCCGCGCGTCGGCCACGGCGTCGAGCAACCGGTCGTTCTGGGCAGCCTGGGCGATGCCCATGTGGAAGGCCGTGTCCAGCGTCTGGAAATCCGTGGTGTGTTGGGCGGACTGCTCTTTCAGCGCGGTGTGCAGCGCCTCGTCCATGCCGGACAACAGCTTGTGCAGGGCAGCGACGTCGGTGGTGCGGCGCCGCTCGGCGGCCAGCCGGGTCGCGCCGGTCTCCACGATGGCCCGGTAGTCGAAGGCGTCGCGGATGGCCCGTTTGTTCTGGCGCATCTCGCGGCGCATCGCGGCGGCGTCGTAAACCGGTGCCTGGACGGTGAATCCGCCGCCACGGCCACGCCGGACCGCGATCAGGCCGTCACGCTCCAGTACCGCGACGGCGGTGCGCACGGTGGTCCGGGAGACATCGAGCATCTCGGAGAGCTCACGCTCGGTCGGCAGCCGGTCTCCGGGGCGGAACTGACCCAGCTCCAGCGCGCGGCGCATCTGGTCGACGACCAGCTCGTGCGCGGGGATTTGCCGGACCGGGCTCAGCCCACCGGAATTGGCAGCCACCATCGCGCTCTCCCTTCACTTTGCTCGAAGGGTAGCGCACCTGGCCGCAAAATCGGGTATGTCCGGGCCATTGAACCATATGGGTCCACCATCCCCGCGGGGCACGCCCCTCCTAAAAGAACTAAAGACTTGACCAATAGTTGTTTATGAAAGAGACTTGAGCCACAACACGACGGACCGTGCTCATGAAAGGGGTATTGCGGTGGGAGACAAGGTCATTGTTACTGGAGGGGCTGGCGTAATCGGTCAGGCGATCTGCCGCCGGCTGCTGCAGAGTGGCTACGTCCCGATCGCCGCGGACCTCAAGGAAGCGGTCGACGCGCTGGACCTCACGGCGCCCGGACTCGAGGGCACACTCGCGGTCGAGATGGACGTGACCGACGGTGAGAACGTGCGCACGGTGGTGCCCTCGCTGGTTGCCGAGGGGGAGACGCTGTTCGGTGTGGTCAACTGCGCCGGCATCCTGCGGGACTCGTTTCTCGGTGAGCTCGACGAGTCGAAGCTGGAGCTGATGTTCCAGGTCAACATCGCGGGCATGGCCCGGGTGACCGACGCCGCCGCGCCGCTGCTCGCCGAGGGCAGCGCCATCGTCAATGTCGGCAGCCTGACCGGGCACTTCGGCCGGTTCCGCGGCGCATCGGTCTACGGCGCCACCAAGGCCGGCATCGCCGCCTACACCCGCTACGTCGCCGAGGAACTCGCCCCGCGCGGTATCCGGGTGAACAACGTGGCCCCCGGCGTCATCCGGGCACCGATGAGCCCGTCCATGGCGCGGGTGTCCGGCGGTGAGGAGATCAGCGCGAGCTACGCGATGCTCAAGCGGATCGGTGAGCCCGAAGAGGTCGCCGAGGCTGTCGAGTTCCTGCTGTCGCCGCGTGCCTCGTTCATCACCGCGCAGACGCTGCTCGTCGACGGCGGCGTGGTGGCCTGGTGAGCACCGAAGTGGGGCTGCCGTACAGCCCGGAACTGACCGTCGACGAGGCCAATGCGGAAGCGTTCGCCCGCCTCGACGGGGCGGACCCGTGGGTCGTCGACGTGCGCCCGGCCCGCGAGGTGTTGCCCGGGTACCGCGACAACCTGGTGCTGACCTCCGGCGCGCCGATGGCGTGGGCCGATTACACCGGCGGGCAGCGGGAAGCGTTGATCGGCGGCGCCCTGTTCGAGGGCCTGGCCCGCGACCGTGCGGACGCCATCGACGGCTTCGCCACCGGACGCATCGAGATCGGCGCCTGCCACGACTACTCCGCGGTCGGCTCGCTGGCCGGCATCTACACCGCGTCGATGCCGGTGTTCGTGGTGGAGAACCGGGCGCACGGCAACGTCGGCTTCTGCAACTTCTACGAGGGCAAGGAACCCCGCCGGCTCAACTACGGCTGTTACGACGAGGGTGTGCACGAGCGTTTGCTGCACGTGAACTCGGTGCTGGCCCCGGTGGTCGGGGAGGCGTTGCGACGCCGCGGTGGTGTCGCCCTGAAGCCGTTGATCGCCCGCGCGCTGCGGATGGGCGACGAGGTGCACAGCCGCAACGCGGCGGCATCGATCCTGTTCAACCGGGAGATCCTGCCCGCCGTGCTGGACATGGTGGACGATAAGGTTCCCGGGGTACGCGAGACGATGTTGCACCTTGCCGAGAACGACTACTTCTTCCTCCGCCTCTCGATGGCGGCGGCCAAAGCGTCGGCGGATGCGATGGTGGTGCCCGGTTCCACCCTGGTCTCGGCGATGGCGTTCTCCTGCCGCGGCTTCGCGATCAAACTGGCCGGCCTCGGCGATACCTGGTTCGAAGGTCCACCGCCGATCCACGAGGGCAAGCTGTTCGCCGGGCATACCGAGGACGAGATCACCTGGATGGGTGGCGAGTCGCCGATCACCGAGACCATCGGGCTCGGCGGGTTCGCCCAGGCGTGCGCGCTGTCGCTGCAGGAGTACCAGGGCGGCTCACCCGAGGTGATGATCGAGCGCAACCGCGAGATGTACGCCGTCACCCACGGCGAGAACAGCACCTACCGGATCCCGCTGTTCGGCTTCCGCGGCACGCCCACCGGCATCGACGCCCGCAAGGTGTTGGAGACCGGGGTGCTGCCGGTGATGGACGTCGGCTTGGCCGG
This region of Mycolicibacterium diernhoferi genomic DNA includes:
- a CDS encoding alpha/beta hydrolase fold domain-containing protein, producing MANPRIAPLEYALAYAAQQVAPLVFRPPAIPKPAYSLDPPGVVRVPTRHGPVRCFVYRPHPSSPLSGTSDRRPPLHIDIHGGGFVLRNTHEDAHICRFLASDVGCVVLAIDYHAAPQVTFPVAEQECIDVLQWALDNADQQGWDADRVSVGGASAGAKLSMNLAQHSHDADIALRAAVLSYAVADCTRADRTSPKSNAAISPRLQKLSAKLYFVDPASHDDPIASPYHDADLPMKMPPTLIQTGDLDTLGPEMIEIAERLRAAGVDVIHTGYPTDHAFNTQGDRAIMDTSIREIGAFLLARLA
- a CDS encoding APC family permease gives rise to the protein MAVDTSAVTGTGDGAGEGKPTLKRGAIGLAGVVFMVVAFSAPITAMTGNLPVAVGFGNGLGAPAGFLIATIVLTIFSVGFVALARHITAAGAFYTFVSRGWSKIPGLAAGVMSMVTYMTMEAALIGIFSAFTDQAMTSQFGIDLPWEVYALGCLLVIALLSHFDISVAAKVLGVVLVAEIVILTLIAVASLIASPDGMSFTSLNPMTALSTNGVAGGVIGLGLLMAFWSWVGFESTAIYGEESKDPKRIVPKATFIAVIGIGVFYTFISWGVIVGNGPDKAVELASGADPFQLLYSPAQAYLGPWAVTIFEWLVLGGSFACALAIHNSAARYLFAFGRDRLLWHRLGSAHPQHASPWVASLTQSGVAAILLIVCSVTKSDPYAELFVLVAILATLCLLTVQIMSSISTIVYFHVKKQHPETASWWRTLLAPVVGGLGMLLVIYLMASNMEAAAGTASESLFFKMIPWIVLTLLFGSMAVALILRKVDPVRYARIGSTVFDDRPEDVLAADRA
- a CDS encoding FadR/GntR family transcriptional regulator; translation: MVAANSGGLSPVRQIPAHELVVDQMRRALELGQFRPGDRLPTERELSEMLDVSRTTVRTAVAVLERDGLIAVRRGRGGGFTVQAPVYDAAAMRREMRQNKRAIRDAFDYRAIVETGATRLAAERRRTTDVAALHKLLSGMDEALHTALKEQSAQHTTDFQTLDTAFHMGIAQAAQNDRLLDAVADARRRMWLPVGAIFGRLEPNANDYHESILEAIESREPELAAARMEAHINDTRHTVEAWLKR
- a CDS encoding SDR family NAD(P)-dependent oxidoreductase; amino-acid sequence: MGDKVIVTGGAGVIGQAICRRLLQSGYVPIAADLKEAVDALDLTAPGLEGTLAVEMDVTDGENVRTVVPSLVAEGETLFGVVNCAGILRDSFLGELDESKLELMFQVNIAGMARVTDAAAPLLAEGSAIVNVGSLTGHFGRFRGASVYGATKAGIAAYTRYVAEELAPRGIRVNNVAPGVIRAPMSPSMARVSGGEEISASYAMLKRIGEPEEVAEAVEFLLSPRASFITAQTLLVDGGVVAW
- the fabG gene encoding 3-oxoacyl-ACP reductase FabG gives rise to the protein MTDWSGVKVLVTGGSQGIGLGIAEGFLSAGAAVAISGRRPATLAAAAEKLGGPGRRVATIVADVADPASCARMAAEAQQQLGGLDVLCANAGIYPERDIDELTAADVADIMATNVGGTIFSVQACRPALKASGRGRVVVTSSITGPVTGFPGLSHYAASKAAQLGFVRSAALELAADRITVNAIGPGSIRTEGLDGLGADTMAKMLACIPQRRLGSPADIAAAAQFFASAEAAFITGQFLVVDGGQTLPELPDAP
- a CDS encoding DUF1116 domain-containing protein, translated to MSTEVGLPYSPELTVDEANAEAFARLDGADPWVVDVRPAREVLPGYRDNLVLTSGAPMAWADYTGGQREALIGGALFEGLARDRADAIDGFATGRIEIGACHDYSAVGSLAGIYTASMPVFVVENRAHGNVGFCNFYEGKEPRRLNYGCYDEGVHERLLHVNSVLAPVVGEALRRRGGVALKPLIARALRMGDEVHSRNAAASILFNREILPAVLDMVDDKVPGVRETMLHLAENDYFFLRLSMAAAKASADAMVVPGSTLVSAMAFSCRGFAIKLAGLGDTWFEGPPPIHEGKLFAGHTEDEITWMGGESPITETIGLGGFAQACALSLQEYQGGSPEVMIERNREMYAVTHGENSTYRIPLFGFRGTPTGIDARKVLETGVLPVMDVGLAGRDGGQIGAGVIRAPRECFADALAEFDRRFPGR
- a CDS encoding sulfurtransferase is translated as MTTHADVFISATELARRLDAGEPTTILDVRWQLGAPDGRAAYADAHLPGAVYVSLDDELSDHGVAGRGRHPLPSGAQLQEAARRWGVRRGTPVVVYDDWNRAGSARAWWVLRAAGVADVHILDGGLAAWRAAGGALEAGAVTPVPGDIVVEHDDLYAGAMPTLSADEAAGHPNLLDARAPERFRGEVEPVDPVAGHIPGAHNLPSTAVLTADGTVLSPDELAALGWSFGGSDQVGVYCGSGVTAAVLVAALAAAGVDAALFPGSWSQWGAETDRPVATGD